The following are encoded together in the Lathyrus oleraceus cultivar Zhongwan6 chromosome 3, CAAS_Psat_ZW6_1.0, whole genome shotgun sequence genome:
- the LOC127131996 gene encoding uncharacterized protein LOC127131996: MNGNNGISNSLPILDKKNWIRWRKQMQSLFGFHKTLEVVTNGIHDLVENSTDAQRVANKEAKKKDYKDEFYIQSAMGEEEKIAGYISKVQKFVHIMKGCGETLTDKMIVDKVLHTLTSHFDHVIVAIQEFVNLERPKFEDLVGLLEAHEMMIVERKGVQDSIQALQARTWKKHGGSNKSKGKINKTQSKKFWSNPQKHKCHLANNCWYKKAKNEGANLRRHNSDDYEDMVVMDAVADEHVDTKIWFLNTCCLNHTTGQKIWLADFDEPKKSKVKLADNISLQAERNGDIVIQRSNGEKSMRKNVLHVPGIKCNLLSVGKMVEKGFSVIMKDRLLELFDTQNNLVLKSPMLENMTFKTIINSTYVQWIKIVVDHKNSL, from the exons ATGAATGGTAACAATGGCATTTCGaattctcttccaattcttgacAAAAAGAATTGGATCCGATGGAGGAAACAGATGCAATCTTTGTTTGGCTTTCATAAAACCCTAGAAGTGGTTACTAATGGCATCCATGATCTTGTTGAGAATTCAACTGATGCTCAGAGAGTCGCGAATAAGGAGGCTAAGAAGAAAGACTATAAGGATGAATTTTATATTCAATCAGCG ATGGGAGAAGAAGAAAAGATTGCAGGCTATATCTCGAAGGTGCAGAAGTTTGTTCATATAATGAAAGGTTGTGGTGAAACcctaactgataagatgatagttgatAAGGTATTGCATACattgacctctcactttgatcatgTTATCGTTGCTATTCAAGAATTCGTCAATCTTGAAAGACCGAAATTTGAAGATTTGGTTGGTTTGTTGGAGGCACATGAGATGATGATTGTCGAAAGGAAAGGTGTTCAAGATTCGATACAAGCTCTACAAGCTCGGACATGGAAGAAACACGGTGGTTCCAACaagtccaaaggaaaaataaacAAGACTCAAAGCAAAAAGTTTTGGTCGAATCCTCAAAAGCATAAG TGTCACTTGGCCAATAATTGTTGGTACAAGAAAGCCAAGAATGAAGGAGCAAACCTTAGACGCCACAATTCAGATGATTATGAAGACATGGTGGTTATGGATGCAGTTGCTGATGAGCATGTCGACACCAAGATCTGGTTTCTCAACACATGTTGTTTGAATCACACGACTGGTCAAAAAATATGGTTAGCGGATTTCGACGAGCCGAAGAAGAGCAAGGTTAAACTTGCTGATAATATCTCATTGCAAGCAGAACGTAATGGCGACATAGTTATTCAAAGAAGCAATGGAGAAAAATCTATGAGGAAAAATGTACTCCATGTACCTGGAATAAAGTGCAATCTGCTAAGTGTTGGAAAAATGGTTGAAAAGGGTTTCTCAGTGATTATGAAAGACAGATTATTGGAACTATTCGACACTCAGAATAATTTAGTCTTAAAATCCCCTATGTTGGAGAATATGACATTTAAGACCATTATCAATTCGACTTATGTACAATGGATAAAAATAGTTGTCGACCACAAGAACAgtttgtaa